CGCCCGCCACAGGCCCCTGGCTGAAAAGCTCGTGGCACGACGTCTCAATACCCCTCCGGAGCGTCTTGCCGCCTTGCTCGATCCAGCCGCCTTGCTCGATCCAGCCGCCTTGCTCGATCCAGCCGAAGCGTCGCCGCCCCGGCCCGACAAACACGCATCGCTGCACGGCGATTCGGCCGGCCCGGACAACGCACAGGCCGCCGCCGGCGCCGACCCACCCGATACGCGCGCCGGCGGAGACCAACAATGAAGGCGGCCTCGCCCTGGTGGCTCGCGGCCCATGCGATCGCCGCGCTCCTGGTCGCCTCCGTGTCGGCCCAGTCGCCTCCGCCCTCGCCGGCCAAGACTCCGGCCCGAGGCCCGCGCGACCTGATCGTTCGCGGACAGCAGGTGCGCGATCAACGGCAAATGCGGCGGGCGCTCGAGGCGAAGCCCCCAAAACCCGATGGGACGCCCGCCGCGGCCGAGCGGCCCGTCGATCCGCACGTCGATCCGCATCGTGCAGGCGCCGGCGGCCATACCGCTGCCGCGCAGCCAGCCTCCCACGCCCGGTCCAGCTCCAGCGTGCCCGTGGGCGAGATCCACGTGCGGGTGCTCGACGCGGCGAACCGCCCCGTGGCTGGTGCCGAAGTGCGCCTGGGGACCCTGACCTCCACCGGCAAGGGGGTTTCGCAGCGGTTGCGCAGCGACGCGGCCGGTCAGGTGCGTTTCTCCGGCCTTGGTGCTGGTGCCAAGCAGGCCTACCGCGTCAGTCTCAGCTCCGAGGGAGCCACCTATGCCGCCGCACCGTTTCGGCTGCCCGCGGAGCAGGGCTACGAAGTGACGCTCCGGCGCCTGCCCGTGACGCGGGATGCGCGCTTGATTCTGCTCGTGCTGGGTCAGGTGTCGGTCGAGGTGGCCGACGATCGGCTCAAGGTCAACCAACAGGTCAGGCTCGCGAACCTGGGCCAGGCCACCTACGTGTTTCCGCCGCAAGGCCGGTTGCTACGGCTGCCCGACGATGCGCTCGCGTTTCGCAGCCGCGAGGTCATGAGCGACCAAAAGGTCACCTTCGTGCGGGGTGAAGGCATACGGATTGCAGGTTCCCTTCCGCCGGGCGCTACGACCCTGGCCTGGGGCTTTGACGTGCCCCTTCCGGGAGCGCGAGCCGAGCTTTCGCTGGACGTGCCCTTCAAGGTCTATTCTTTCCGAGTGCTCGGCGATTACGCGCCGGGGATGGTGTTGCGAGCCGAGGGCTTTCCGGGCTCGCAGGTGTTCGAGGATCGAGGCCGGCAGTTTCAGGCCACGCAGATCACACGCACGCCTCAGGATCCGCCCTTGAGACGAGTCAAGATCACGCTCGAGGGCATTCCCGGGCCAGGCCCCTGGCGCTGGATTGCGAGCGGCGCGGCGCT
The DNA window shown above is from Pseudomonadota bacterium and carries:
- a CDS encoding carboxypeptidase-like regulatory domain-containing protein; amino-acid sequence: MKAASPWWLAAHAIAALLVASVSAQSPPPSPAKTPARGPRDLIVRGQQVRDQRQMRRALEAKPPKPDGTPAAAERPVDPHVDPHRAGAGGHTAAAQPASHARSSSSVPVGEIHVRVLDAANRPVAGAEVRLGTLTSTGKGVSQRLRSDAAGQVRFSGLGAGAKQAYRVSLSSEGATYAAAPFRLPAEQGYEVTLRRLPVTRDARLILLVLGQVSVEVADDRLKVNQQVRLANLGQATYVFPPQGRLLRLPDDALAFRSREVMSDQKVTFVRGEGIRIAGSLPPGATTLAWGFDVPLPGARAELSLDVPFKVYSFRVLGDYAPGMVLRAEGFPGSQVFEDRGRQFQATQITRTPQDPPLRRVKITLEGIPGPGPWRWIASGAALLAIALGFVLSASDPERDAARQRKAARARKEQLLEQVERLGEQRERNEIGPEYFRRQLRSLLETLTALLHQEQRHKERSHRSGAQRSSS